The proteins below come from a single Pandoraea apista genomic window:
- a CDS encoding MlaC/ttg2D family ABC transporter substrate-binding protein — protein sequence MNKFLVTATAAVALSGIGVASGAWAQASSANPNDMVKTAVETVVKGAKADPAARDGDVSATARVVARDFLPYTDFHRTTRYAVGPKAFDAATPAQQQQVFEQFQQLLVNTFALQLSQVRGTQISFKFAPAKLTANSNDVVVGASVSGTGDNLSVAYRLAKTEKGWKIYDINMMGENVADAWLIQLYQPQFKARIAQGGIDSLIAYLREKNERFGK from the coding sequence ATGAACAAATTTCTGGTGACGGCAACTGCCGCCGTCGCATTGAGCGGCATCGGTGTTGCCTCTGGCGCCTGGGCACAGGCGAGCAGCGCCAATCCGAACGACATGGTGAAAACGGCCGTCGAAACGGTCGTCAAGGGTGCCAAAGCAGACCCGGCTGCCCGCGATGGCGACGTGAGCGCGACGGCGCGTGTCGTCGCCCGCGACTTCCTGCCTTACACCGACTTCCACCGCACCACGCGCTATGCCGTGGGCCCCAAGGCGTTCGATGCCGCCACGCCGGCCCAGCAGCAGCAGGTTTTCGAGCAGTTCCAGCAGTTGCTCGTCAACACCTTTGCGCTGCAACTCTCGCAAGTACGCGGCACCCAGATCTCGTTCAAGTTCGCCCCGGCCAAACTCACGGCGAACAGCAACGATGTTGTGGTCGGCGCCTCGGTCAGCGGTACCGGCGACAATCTTTCGGTCGCCTACCGTCTGGCCAAGACCGAGAAGGGCTGGAAGATCTACGACATCAACATGATGGGCGAGAACGTGGCCGACGCATGGCTCATCCAGTTGTATCAGCCGCAATTCAAGGCACGCATCGCTCAGGGCGGGATCGACAGCCTGATCGCCTATCTGCGCGAGAAGAACGAGCGTTTCGGCAAGTAA
- the ispH gene encoding 4-hydroxy-3-methylbut-2-enyl diphosphate reductase, whose product MQVFLAQPRGFCAGVIRAIEIVERALEKYGAPVYVRHEIVHNKHVVDSLKAKGARFIDELSEAPAGAVTIFSAHGVARVVELEAQTRGLKVLNATCPLVTKVHIQGKNYVSAGREVILIGHAGHPEVEGTMGQIDGPVHLVQTEDDVDALPLADNTPLSYVTQTTLSVDETRGIIAALQRRFTNIVGPNTKDICYATQNRQTAVRELCERVDVLLVVGATNSSNSNRLREIGTEMGLPSYLVADGSELNPEWVRGQARIGITAGASAPERMVEDVIDALRRIDTVEVTLMDGIEETIQFRLPSELIKTEPAAVQHAVAG is encoded by the coding sequence ATGCAAGTCTTCCTTGCCCAACCCCGAGGGTTTTGTGCGGGTGTCATACGTGCCATCGAGATCGTGGAGCGCGCCCTGGAAAAATACGGCGCCCCGGTCTACGTTCGCCATGAGATCGTCCACAACAAACATGTGGTCGATTCGCTCAAGGCCAAGGGCGCGCGCTTTATCGATGAGCTGTCCGAAGCGCCTGCTGGCGCCGTGACCATTTTCAGCGCGCATGGCGTCGCACGGGTCGTTGAGCTGGAAGCGCAGACGCGTGGCCTGAAGGTGCTCAACGCCACCTGCCCGCTCGTCACCAAAGTGCACATTCAGGGCAAGAACTACGTATCTGCCGGTCGTGAAGTCATTCTGATCGGCCATGCGGGTCACCCCGAGGTCGAGGGGACGATGGGCCAGATCGATGGGCCCGTGCATCTCGTTCAGACCGAGGACGATGTCGATGCTTTGCCGCTCGCCGACAACACGCCGCTGTCGTACGTGACCCAGACCACGCTGTCGGTCGACGAGACTCGCGGTATCATTGCTGCACTGCAACGTCGCTTCACCAATATCGTCGGCCCGAACACCAAGGACATCTGCTACGCCACGCAGAACCGGCAAACGGCCGTACGCGAGCTGTGCGAGCGTGTGGACGTACTGCTCGTGGTCGGCGCGACGAACAGCTCGAACTCGAACCGCCTGCGCGAAATCGGCACCGAAATGGGACTGCCGAGCTATCTGGTGGCCGACGGCTCCGAGTTGAACCCCGAATGGGTGCGTGGTCAGGCCCGCATCGGCATTACCGCCGGGGCGTCCGCGCCCGAGCGCATGGTCGAAGACGTGATCGACGCACTGCGTCGCATCGACACCGTCGAAGTGACTCTCATGGACGGCATCGAGGAAACCATCCAGTTTCGCCTGCCGTCGGAATTGATTAAAACCGAGCCGGCCGCCGTACAACACGCGGTCGCTGGCTAA
- the hpnH gene encoding adenosyl-hopene transferase HpnH, with protein MAIPFLQQAYVGAYLMKQRFKGNKRYPLVLMLEPLFRCNLACSGCGKIDYPDPILNQRVSLKDSLDAVDECGAPVVSIAGGEPLLHKEMPQIVKGIIERKKFVYLCTNALLLEKKIDDYEPSPFFVWSIHLDGDREMHDAAVSQEGVYDRAVAAIKLAKSRGFRVNINCTLFNNADPEKVAKFFDSTKDLGLDGITVSPGYAYERAPDQQHFLNRSKTKQLFRDILKRGNGGKNWSFSQSSLFLDFLAGNRSYHCTPWGNPTRTVFGWQRPCYLLGEGYAKTYKELMDTTDWDKYGVGNYEKCADCMVHSGFEATAVNETLTRPLRALGVALKGVRTDGPMAEDVSFAKQRPAEFVFSKHVEIKLDELRRAKA; from the coding sequence TTGGCCATCCCCTTCCTGCAACAGGCGTATGTTGGCGCCTACCTGATGAAACAACGCTTCAAGGGCAACAAGCGCTACCCGCTGGTGCTGATGCTCGAACCGCTGTTCCGTTGCAACCTCGCATGCTCGGGCTGCGGCAAGATCGATTATCCGGACCCCATCCTGAATCAGCGTGTCTCGCTCAAGGACTCGCTCGACGCCGTAGACGAATGCGGCGCACCGGTGGTCTCGATCGCTGGCGGCGAACCGCTGCTGCACAAGGAAATGCCGCAAATCGTCAAGGGCATCATCGAGCGCAAGAAGTTCGTCTATCTGTGCACGAACGCCCTGCTGCTTGAAAAGAAGATCGACGATTACGAGCCGAGCCCGTTCTTCGTCTGGTCGATTCACCTCGACGGCGACCGCGAAATGCACGACGCTGCCGTGTCGCAGGAAGGTGTGTACGACCGCGCCGTGGCCGCCATCAAGCTGGCCAAGTCGCGCGGCTTCCGCGTGAACATCAACTGCACGCTGTTCAACAACGCCGATCCCGAGAAGGTCGCCAAGTTCTTCGATTCGACGAAGGATCTGGGCCTCGACGGCATTACCGTCTCGCCGGGCTATGCCTACGAGCGCGCCCCCGATCAGCAGCACTTCCTGAACCGCTCGAAGACCAAGCAACTGTTCCGCGACATTCTCAAGCGCGGCAACGGCGGCAAGAACTGGTCGTTCAGCCAGTCGAGCCTGTTCCTGGACTTCCTCGCGGGCAATCGTTCGTACCACTGCACGCCGTGGGGCAACCCGACGCGTACCGTGTTCGGCTGGCAGCGTCCGTGCTACCTGCTTGGCGAAGGCTATGCCAAGACGTACAAGGAACTGATGGACACCACCGACTGGGACAAGTACGGTGTGGGCAACTACGAGAAGTGCGCCGACTGCATGGTGCACAGCGGTTTCGAAGCCACGGCTGTGAACGAGACGCTCACGCGTCCGCTGCGCGCGCTGGGTGTGGCGCTCAAGGGTGTACGTACCGATGGCCCGATGGCCGAAGACGTCTCGTTCGCCAAGCAGCGTCCGGCTGAGTTCGTGTTCTCCAAGCACGTCGAGATCAAGCTCGACGAACTGCGCCGGGCAAAGGCGTAA
- the hpnA gene encoding hopanoid-associated sugar epimerase — protein MPSRVLVTGASGFVGSAVARTALARGHEVRLLVRGTSPRANLADLPVEVVEGDMRDAASMQRALAGVDALLHVAADYRLWAKDPNDIMRANIDGTRTVMEAALRAGVERVVYTSSVATLRVHDATGPVDETSPNDEATTIGVYKRSKVAAERLVERMIANDGLPAVIVNPSTPIGPRDIKPTPTGRIIVEAAQGKIPAFVDTGLNLVHVDDCAEGHLLALERGRIGERYILGGDDVLLRDMLASIAGMVNRKAPTIALPRWPLYPLAMAAQGVARFTGKEPFVTVDGLKMSRYHMFFSSEKAKRELGYTARPYPEGLRDALAWFGSAGYLS, from the coding sequence ATGCCGTCGCGTGTGCTGGTCACCGGCGCCTCCGGGTTCGTCGGTTCTGCGGTAGCACGCACGGCGCTCGCGCGCGGTCACGAGGTTCGCCTGCTGGTGCGAGGCACCAGCCCGCGCGCGAACCTCGCCGACCTGCCCGTTGAAGTCGTGGAAGGCGACATGCGCGATGCCGCATCGATGCAACGCGCGCTTGCCGGGGTGGATGCTCTGCTCCACGTCGCCGCCGACTATCGTCTGTGGGCGAAAGATCCCAACGACATCATGCGAGCCAATATCGACGGCACGCGCACGGTGATGGAAGCCGCGCTGCGTGCCGGGGTCGAGCGTGTGGTGTACACGAGCAGCGTTGCCACGCTGCGTGTGCACGACGCCACGGGCCCGGTCGATGAAACCTCCCCCAACGACGAAGCCACGACCATTGGCGTGTACAAGCGCAGCAAGGTCGCGGCCGAGCGTCTGGTCGAGCGAATGATCGCAAACGACGGTCTGCCTGCCGTGATCGTCAATCCGTCCACGCCCATCGGGCCGCGCGACATCAAGCCCACACCCACCGGGCGCATCATCGTCGAAGCCGCGCAAGGCAAGATTCCCGCATTCGTCGATACGGGCCTGAATCTCGTGCATGTCGACGACTGCGCCGAAGGCCATCTGCTTGCTCTCGAGCGCGGTCGCATCGGTGAGCGCTACATTCTCGGCGGCGACGACGTGCTGCTGCGCGACATGCTCGCGAGCATTGCGGGCATGGTCAATCGCAAGGCCCCGACGATCGCCCTGCCGCGCTGGCCGCTCTATCCGCTCGCGATGGCCGCGCAAGGCGTTGCCCGTTTTACGGGCAAAGAACCGTTCGTCACGGTCGATGGCCTGAAAATGTCGCGTTATCACATGTTCTTCTCGTCCGAGAAGGCAAAACGCGAACTTGGCTACACCGCCCGCCCCTACCCCGAAGGCCTGCGCGATGCGCTTGCCTGGTTTGGTTCTGCCGGATATCTGTCATGA
- a CDS encoding glycosyltransferase codes for MTVLAWIAALSLAIWIYLLSSQGDFWRARERDDLDEDRLPVPEVWPAVAVVIPARNEAESIGQVVESLCRQDYAGRLRIVVVDDQSNDGTADLAREAATRAAADGFNRRVDVLSGQPLPGGWTGKMWAVRQGVAFASDPGTNDDGIAPDYLLHTDADIAHTPENVRRLVTRATGDKRVLVSLMAKLRCTAWFERTLIPAFVLFFQMLYPFAWVNDPKKRMAAAAGGCMLIHRASLEAGGGIEAIRDEIIDDCAMGRLLKKQGAIWLGLTERAISVRPYDNLGEIRKMVSRTAYAQLRYSPVLLAGTIVSLLLTFIVPPVMTLFASGIAQWLGLFAWIAMTLSYLPMLRFYRQPSSFGPLLPLVAALYTVFTFDSALQHWRGRGGMWKGRAQARGQQSSDV; via the coding sequence ATGACTGTTTTGGCCTGGATCGCCGCGCTCTCGCTGGCCATCTGGATCTATCTGCTGAGTTCGCAGGGCGACTTCTGGCGCGCCCGCGAACGCGACGATCTCGACGAAGACCGCTTGCCCGTGCCCGAGGTCTGGCCTGCCGTGGCCGTTGTCATTCCCGCGCGCAACGAGGCGGAATCGATCGGACAGGTGGTTGAATCCCTGTGCCGTCAGGACTATGCGGGACGCCTGCGTATCGTTGTCGTCGACGACCAGAGCAACGACGGCACGGCCGATCTCGCGCGTGAGGCAGCCACCCGTGCTGCCGCAGATGGCTTCAACCGCCGGGTAGATGTGCTGAGCGGACAACCGCTGCCCGGCGGCTGGACCGGCAAGATGTGGGCGGTACGTCAGGGCGTGGCGTTTGCCAGTGACCCCGGCACCAACGACGACGGTATCGCCCCCGACTATCTGCTGCACACCGACGCAGACATCGCGCACACCCCGGAAAACGTGCGCCGTCTGGTCACGCGCGCCACGGGCGACAAGCGGGTACTCGTCTCACTCATGGCGAAGCTGCGCTGCACCGCATGGTTCGAGCGCACGTTGATTCCGGCGTTCGTGCTGTTCTTCCAGATGTTGTACCCGTTCGCGTGGGTCAACGATCCGAAGAAGCGCATGGCCGCCGCCGCCGGTGGCTGCATGCTGATCCACCGCGCCTCGCTCGAAGCCGGCGGCGGTATCGAGGCGATACGCGACGAGATCATCGACGACTGCGCCATGGGGCGCCTGCTCAAGAAGCAAGGGGCAATCTGGCTGGGCCTGACCGAGCGCGCCATCAGCGTGCGTCCGTACGACAACCTTGGCGAGATTCGCAAAATGGTGTCGCGTACGGCCTACGCGCAATTGCGGTACTCGCCCGTGCTGCTGGCAGGCACAATCGTGTCGCTGCTGCTCACATTCATCGTGCCGCCGGTCATGACGCTCTTCGCGTCAGGCATTGCGCAATGGCTCGGCCTCTTCGCCTGGATCGCGATGACGCTGTCCTATCTGCCGATGTTGCGCTTCTATCGTCAACCGTCTAGCTTCGGCCCGTTGCTGCCGCTGGTCGCGGCGCTGTACACCGTCTTCACATTCGATTCGGCGCTGCAACACTGGCGCGGTCGTGGCGGCATGTGGAAGGGACGCGCTCAGGCGCGCGGACAGCAATCGTCGGACGTATGA
- a CDS encoding phosphorylase — translation MSPLNPPIIVVTGMPFEARIARGDGVVVVCAQNNTLAADLEAAIAHDGARGLVSFGTAGGLIPGVKPGQWVIAHKVLDMPRQAHEYVSATGWADALRRAMPGALRADLAGVSAPVVNAGDKAALFRETGAAAADMESHVVARVAQAHGLPFVAARVVIDPAERSLPPAALAGLRSDGSTDILGVLRSLAANPLQLPALLRVGKDASLARQAMRHGRQIVALKLGDGFGAGAAGI, via the coding sequence GTGAGTCCCCTGAACCCGCCCATCATCGTTGTGACCGGCATGCCCTTCGAGGCGCGCATTGCGCGCGGCGACGGCGTGGTCGTAGTTTGCGCGCAGAACAACACGCTTGCCGCAGACCTCGAAGCCGCTATTGCGCACGACGGCGCGCGTGGACTGGTGAGTTTCGGCACTGCCGGCGGCTTGATTCCCGGCGTGAAGCCGGGGCAGTGGGTGATCGCGCACAAGGTGCTCGACATGCCGCGGCAAGCGCACGAGTATGTTTCGGCGACCGGCTGGGCGGACGCCTTGCGTCGCGCCATGCCCGGCGCCTTGCGCGCCGATCTCGCAGGGGTGAGCGCCCCCGTGGTGAATGCCGGCGACAAGGCCGCGTTGTTCCGTGAGACCGGGGCGGCGGCGGCGGATATGGAGTCGCATGTCGTGGCGCGCGTCGCGCAGGCACACGGTCTGCCGTTCGTTGCAGCACGCGTGGTCATCGATCCGGCGGAACGCTCGCTTCCCCCGGCGGCGCTCGCCGGGCTTCGCAGCGACGGTTCCACTGATATTCTGGGCGTGCTGCGCTCGCTCGCCGCCAATCCGCTGCAATTGCCCGCGCTGCTGCGGGTCGGTAAAGACGCGAGCCTCGCCAGGCAGGCCATGCGTCACGGACGCCAGATCGTGGCCCTCAAGCTGGGGGATGGATTTGGCGCCGGCGCCGCAGGGATCTGA
- the shc gene encoding squalene--hopene cyclase encodes MATQTLETGIERSITALLDLQQDDGHWLFELEADSTIPAEYVLLRHHLGEKVDAELEAKIAAYLRRIQGEHGGWPLFHKGKFDMSASVKAYFALKMIGEPIDAPHMVRAREAILSRGGAQNSNVFTRILLALYGVLEWRAVPMMPVEIMLLPQWFPFHLSKVSYWARTVIVPLLVLQAKRPRARNPKGVGIDELFIGSPKDVGPPKRAPHQSRFWFTFFSGVDQVLRALDPFFPKKLREKSIRRAVDFVEERLNGEDGLGAIYPAMANAVMMYDVLGYPEDHPSRAIARKSVEKLVTPAEHETYVQPCLSPVWDTALSAHALLETGDKRAIEQAGKGLEWLIPLQILDVRGDWISRRPNVRPGGWAFQFANPHYPDVDDTAVVAMAMDRYEKLAGTFENDKIDASPRPMRHAIDRGTEWVIGMQSSNGGWGAFEPENTHLYLNSIPFSDHGALLDPPTVDVSARCLSMLAQLPQSPARKASADLALKYILDDQEADGSWYGRWGMNFVYGTWSAMCGLQAAGLPPEHPAMARAAQWLISIQNADGGWGEDGDSYKLDYKGYEAAPSTSSQTAWALLGLMAAGKANDPAVKRGVDYLLNTQNEEGLWDEELYTATGFPRVFYLRYHGYRKFFPLWALARYRNLTVRNDCPVPCGM; translated from the coding sequence ATGGCCACGCAGACCCTTGAAACGGGGATCGAACGCTCGATCACGGCACTGCTCGATCTGCAACAGGACGACGGTCACTGGCTGTTCGAACTGGAAGCCGACTCGACCATTCCGGCCGAGTACGTGCTGCTGCGTCACCATCTCGGGGAGAAGGTCGACGCCGAGCTGGAGGCGAAGATCGCGGCCTACCTGCGTCGAATTCAGGGCGAACACGGCGGCTGGCCGCTGTTTCACAAGGGCAAATTCGACATGAGCGCCAGCGTGAAGGCGTACTTCGCGCTCAAGATGATCGGAGAGCCGATCGACGCCCCGCACATGGTGCGCGCGCGTGAGGCCATTCTCTCGCGTGGTGGTGCACAGAATTCGAACGTCTTCACGCGCATTCTGCTCGCGCTCTACGGCGTGCTCGAATGGAGGGCGGTGCCGATGATGCCCGTCGAGATCATGCTGCTGCCGCAGTGGTTCCCGTTCCACCTGTCGAAGGTGTCGTACTGGGCGCGCACCGTGATCGTGCCGCTGCTCGTGTTGCAGGCAAAGCGTCCGCGCGCGCGCAATCCGAAGGGTGTCGGCATCGACGAACTGTTCATCGGCAGTCCCAAGGACGTCGGCCCGCCCAAGCGTGCGCCGCATCAGAGCCGCTTCTGGTTCACGTTTTTCTCGGGTGTCGATCAGGTGCTGCGTGCGCTCGATCCGTTCTTCCCCAAGAAGCTGCGCGAAAAGTCGATCCGGCGTGCTGTCGATTTCGTCGAGGAGCGCCTGAACGGCGAAGACGGCCTCGGTGCCATTTATCCGGCCATGGCCAATGCGGTCATGATGTACGACGTGCTTGGCTATCCGGAAGATCATCCGAGCCGCGCGATTGCCCGCAAGTCGGTCGAGAAGCTGGTGACACCGGCCGAACACGAAACCTATGTGCAGCCGTGTCTGTCGCCGGTGTGGGACACCGCATTGTCGGCGCACGCGCTGCTCGAAACCGGCGACAAGCGTGCCATTGAACAGGCGGGCAAAGGGCTCGAGTGGCTCATTCCGTTGCAGATTCTGGATGTGCGCGGCGACTGGATCTCGCGTCGGCCGAACGTGCGTCCGGGCGGCTGGGCCTTCCAGTTCGCCAACCCCCATTACCCGGACGTGGACGACACCGCTGTCGTGGCCATGGCGATGGATCGCTACGAGAAGCTTGCCGGTACCTTCGAGAACGACAAGATCGATGCGAGTCCGCGCCCGATGCGCCATGCGATCGACCGTGGCACGGAGTGGGTCATTGGCATGCAGAGCAGTAACGGTGGGTGGGGGGCGTTCGAACCGGAGAACACGCATCTGTACCTGAACAGCATTCCGTTCTCGGATCATGGCGCGTTGCTCGATCCGCCCACGGTAGACGTCTCCGCGCGTTGCCTGTCGATGCTGGCGCAACTGCCGCAGTCGCCGGCGCGCAAGGCCTCTGCGGATCTGGCATTGAAGTACATTCTCGACGATCAGGAAGCCGACGGCAGCTGGTATGGCCGCTGGGGCATGAATTTCGTGTACGGCACATGGTCGGCCATGTGCGGCTTGCAGGCAGCAGGTTTGCCGCCGGAGCATCCGGCCATGGCACGTGCGGCACAGTGGCTCATCTCGATCCAGAACGCCGATGGTGGCTGGGGCGAGGACGGCGATAGCTACAAGCTCGATTACAAGGGCTACGAGGCGGCACCGAGCACGTCGTCGCAGACGGCCTGGGCATTGCTCGGCCTGATGGCGGCGGGTAAGGCCAACGATCCGGCGGTCAAGCGTGGCGTCGACTATCTGCTCAATACGCAGAACGAAGAAGGACTGTGGGACGAAGAACTCTACACGGCGACGGGTTTCCCGCGCGTGTTCTATCTGCGCTATCACGGCTATCGCAAGTTCTTCCCGCTGTGGGCACTGGCTCGTTATCGCAATCTGACGGTGCGCAACGATTGCCCCGTACCCTGCGGCATGTAG
- the hpnE gene encoding hydroxysqualene dehydroxylase HpnE gives MAGTVHVIGAGLAGLAAAVRLATRGVSVVLHEAAPQAGGRCRSYFDRQLNAVIDNGNHLVLSGNTTMREFTRIIGSEHTLSGPDRAEFAFIDLDSDERWTVRLSEGRLPWWIFDRRARVPGTKWSDYLSLAPLLRAGPDATMTDAMRCPPMLYKRLIHPLFLAVLNADPAEGSAQMAAAVIRETLAAGGKACHPLIASDGLDVSFVTPALAYLEAKGARVMMQHRVRALGYSPDGSRVESIDFGDGPQPLGTDDAVVLAVPPNVAAALVPELTTPDEYRAIVNAHFQVSPPPGCPPMIGVVNGVSDWIFAFDGRLSVTISGADHLLDESRESLALRIWEEVARACRVPSAPMPVWQLVREKRATFAATPAQDKRRPGARTRWRNLVLAGDWTATGLPATIEGALRSGNRAADVLRPD, from the coding sequence ATGGCGGGCACAGTTCACGTCATCGGCGCCGGCCTTGCAGGGCTGGCCGCCGCGGTCAGGCTTGCCACGCGCGGTGTGTCCGTCGTGCTGCACGAGGCGGCGCCGCAGGCGGGCGGGCGGTGCCGCTCGTATTTCGACCGGCAATTGAATGCCGTGATCGATAACGGCAATCATCTGGTGCTCTCGGGCAATACGACAATGCGCGAGTTCACGCGCATCATCGGTTCGGAACACACGCTGAGCGGCCCCGATCGCGCCGAGTTCGCGTTCATCGACCTCGATAGCGACGAGCGCTGGACAGTACGTCTGTCGGAAGGGCGTTTGCCGTGGTGGATTTTCGACCGGCGTGCCCGCGTACCGGGCACGAAGTGGTCGGACTATCTGTCGCTCGCACCGTTGCTGCGCGCCGGGCCCGATGCGACGATGACCGACGCCATGCGTTGCCCGCCCATGCTGTACAAGCGGCTGATTCACCCGTTGTTTCTCGCCGTACTCAACGCCGATCCGGCGGAAGGCTCGGCGCAGATGGCGGCCGCTGTCATTCGGGAGACACTCGCGGCGGGGGGCAAGGCCTGTCACCCCCTGATTGCGAGCGACGGTCTGGACGTGTCGTTCGTCACGCCTGCGCTGGCGTATCTGGAAGCGAAGGGCGCGCGCGTGATGATGCAGCACCGTGTGCGGGCGTTGGGTTATTCGCCTGACGGCAGCCGCGTGGAATCGATCGATTTTGGCGATGGCCCGCAGCCGCTCGGGACCGACGACGCCGTTGTGCTCGCCGTGCCGCCGAATGTTGCGGCCGCGCTGGTGCCTGAGCTGACGACGCCGGATGAATACCGCGCCATCGTCAACGCGCATTTCCAGGTATCGCCGCCGCCGGGCTGCCCGCCGATGATCGGCGTGGTGAACGGGGTGAGCGACTGGATCTTCGCGTTCGACGGCCGCCTGTCGGTCACGATCAGCGGCGCAGACCACCTGCTCGACGAATCGCGCGAATCGCTCGCGCTTCGCATCTGGGAAGAGGTCGCGCGCGCTTGTCGGGTGCCGTCGGCACCGATGCCGGTGTGGCAACTGGTGCGTGAGAAGCGCGCCACGTTCGCAGCCACGCCGGCACAGGACAAGCGCCGTCCGGGCGCGCGCACGCGTTGGCGCAATCTCGTGCTGGCCGGCGACTGGACGGCCACCGGGTTGCCCGCGACCATCGAGGGTGCGCTGCGCAGCGGCAACCGGGCGGCCGACGTGCTGCGTCCGGACTGA
- the hpnD gene encoding presqualene diphosphate synthase HpnD yields MSVAEPIEISPEQSSARVASGSSFYAAMRILPPAQREGMFEIYAFCRAVDDIADDGEDTSASRMSRLAAWRRDLADLYDGRPAPSLANLARVVKQFGLKHEDFLAVIDGMEMDACGPIVAPDLPTLDLYCDRVASAVGRLSVKVFGMPEQDGIDLSYHLGRALQLTNILRDIDEDAGIGRVYLPRETLADAGIVNATPETVVAAGLDRACAPLVAQAREHYAKARTIMARHPRRVVVAPAVMAKAYGAILDKLVARGFAVPRERVRVPRWRLILMLLRQMVF; encoded by the coding sequence GTGAGCGTCGCCGAACCCATCGAAATTTCGCCTGAGCAAAGCAGCGCACGCGTGGCCTCGGGCAGCAGTTTTTACGCTGCCATGCGCATTCTGCCGCCCGCGCAGCGCGAAGGCATGTTCGAGATCTACGCTTTTTGCCGCGCAGTGGATGACATTGCCGACGACGGCGAAGACACATCGGCGAGCCGGATGTCGCGTCTGGCCGCCTGGCGGCGCGATCTGGCCGATCTGTACGACGGTCGCCCGGCGCCCTCGCTCGCGAACCTCGCCCGCGTGGTCAAGCAATTCGGTCTGAAGCACGAAGACTTCCTTGCCGTCATCGACGGCATGGAAATGGATGCCTGCGGCCCGATTGTTGCGCCCGATCTGCCCACGCTCGATCTCTATTGCGATCGCGTCGCGAGCGCCGTCGGCCGTTTGTCGGTCAAGGTGTTCGGTATGCCCGAGCAGGACGGCATTGACCTGTCGTATCACCTCGGCCGTGCACTCCAGTTGACGAATATCCTGCGCGATATCGATGAAGACGCCGGCATCGGCCGCGTCTATCTGCCGCGTGAAACGCTGGCCGACGCCGGTATCGTGAACGCCACGCCCGAGACTGTCGTGGCAGCCGGGCTCGACCGCGCCTGTGCGCCGCTCGTGGCCCAGGCGCGCGAGCACTACGCGAAGGCGCGCACGATCATGGCGCGGCATCCGCGTCGCGTGGTCGTCGCCCCTGCGGTGATGGCCAAGGCGTATGGCGCCATTCTCGACAAACTCGTTGCGCGCGGCTTTGCCGTGCCTCGCGAGCGGGTGCGTGTGCCGCGCTGGCGCCTCATTCTGATGCTGCTGCGGCAGATGGTCTTCTGA
- the hpnC gene encoding squalene synthase HpnC, whose product MTSDAKIEHYENFPVASILLPREMRAPVGVIYNFARTADDIADEGDATNAERHAGLAAYQAELDKIAAGQPTSPDKPLFAALARVIAEHRLSVQPFADLLSAFDQDIEVKRYATFAELRDYTRRSADPVGRIMLGLFKLDTPENIACSDDICSALQLINFWQDVEVDWRKARVYLPQDDMARFGVTDADIGAQTFDDRWRALMRYEVDFARKMMLRGAPLANRVPGRFGLELCCVVHGGLRILDMIEAANYDVFRHRPQLGKSDGLRVFLRGLCMKLSGKPPKARSA is encoded by the coding sequence ATGACTTCCGACGCCAAGATCGAGCATTACGAGAACTTCCCGGTCGCCAGTATCCTGCTGCCGCGCGAAATGCGCGCGCCGGTGGGCGTGATCTACAACTTCGCACGCACCGCCGACGACATTGCCGATGAGGGCGATGCGACCAATGCCGAGCGCCATGCCGGCCTCGCCGCCTATCAGGCCGAACTCGACAAGATCGCCGCCGGGCAGCCCACATCGCCTGACAAACCGCTGTTCGCCGCCCTCGCGCGCGTCATTGCCGAGCATCGACTCAGCGTGCAGCCCTTCGCCGACCTGCTCTCGGCATTCGATCAGGATATCGAGGTCAAACGCTACGCAACATTTGCCGAGTTGCGCGACTACACCCGTCGCTCGGCCGACCCGGTCGGGCGCATCATGCTTGGCCTGTTCAAGCTGGACACCCCGGAAAACATCGCCTGCTCGGACGACATTTGCTCAGCCCTGCAACTCATCAACTTCTGGCAGGACGTAGAGGTCGACTGGCGCAAGGCGCGCGTGTATCTACCGCAGGACGACATGGCCCGCTTCGGCGTCACCGACGCCGATATCGGCGCGCAGACATTCGACGACCGCTGGCGCGCGCTCATGCGTTACGAAGTCGACTTCGCCCGCAAGATGATGCTTCGCGGCGCGCCGCTGGCCAACCGCGTGCCGGGTCGTTTCGGGCTTGAGTTGTGCTGCGTGGTGCATGGCGGCCTGCGCATTCTCGACATGATCGAAGCCGCCAACTACGACGTCTTCCGCCACCGCCCGCAACTGGGCAAGTCCGACGGACTGCGCGTGTTCCTGCGCGGCCTCTGCATGAAACTGAGCGGCAAGCCGCCCAAGGCTCGTAGCGCCTGA